The Neurospora crassa OR74A linkage group I, whole genome shotgun sequence genome segment CAGCTTATCCACACAGTCATCTGTCTTTCAACAAGATCCAGTGTCACCGACATATTCTGCCAAGGCATCCACGGGTCTCATACGACCCTTCTGATATGCACATCGGTACTTCGACATGATGGTGCAAGATTCGTTTCTCCATCACTTAGCGTTCAGCTCGTTACCTCGGCAGCGTGTCAGTAACGGCTTGTGTTTTGGCGTGATGTCAGGATGGACTGAATCTTTTGAAGAACAAGAAACGGGAAGAGATCGATTATGCTCTCGTGCAATCCGGAAACATGGATTGGACAAAACCACCCCACTCTGAGGCTGCGAATCTGTATGATACATCCACATGCCCTCTTTTCACTACCGGTTCTTCAACGAAGCGGCTGCAAGTCCCGATACGAGATTGATTTTTGCTCATTTTGCCGCACATATCGATGTTGGTTTGTTTGTCAGCTCGGGACTCACGACCTCCTCCGacaaggggggaaaaaacaAGGGATCCCGGAGCCCCTATTGGTCCAAACAATACCGAGTCAGggtcaagaacaacaactGATCGTATACCGTACACATGCAGCAAAACTTGCTCTTCAGCAGCGGGCAATAGCCATCCGATATGCTATTCACGCCAGCAGTCCAGCCTAGCGATTCCGAAAGTGGTGAAAGAGTCCTCTGCAGGTGTGTTCACCAtgcttagaggtaggtaggtacctaccaacAACCAGGGGTTAAActatatacctctacacagAAAACTGGTTGCtgggaggtaggtactgaAGAAACTCGTATACAAGGGGACATGCAGCTTGGAACATATGTGCCCACTCAAATCTTGGTGCAGCCCTGCGAAGCCCAGCGAGGGAATTTCCCAGTGATCTCTTAACCAAATTCTATTACCTCGGTGACCTATCACTAAGCCAGCTAAGCATCACGAGTTCCTCAAGATGAGGGCTGACTTGGCTTGCCAGACATGTTCTGGCCTCGGCTTGCTTGCCAAGCACGTGTCGGCTCGACTTGTGTAGAAAACGGGTATAAAGAAGTGCCATATGCCCCGCCATGcagaccttttttttttttttttcaactCAACCTCACAACCCAAGTCagatccatcatcatcatcggtcAACATGGCCCGCTTTGCTCTCACAGCCCtcgctttcctcctcttggaGGTACTGGCAGTCAATGCCGGCGaggacaacaacgacaactaCCCCGTCTACGGAGGTGACGACGGTGACAGTGACAACAACCCCTACAACTTCACCATCCTCGCCGATTCCGGTGTCTATGGTCCTCCTCTCGAGGTCGTCCACGCCTACTTTGGCGAGTGGCCCAACGGCGTGAGCGTCTCGAGCACCGGCCGTATCTTCTCCAACTTCCCCGCCATCGTGCTGGGCAACGTCAACAACGGCACGCCCGGGGTCTTTTCAGTTGCCGAACTCACCTCTCCCTCCACCGAAGAGGCCTATCCCTCTGTGGATATCAACACCCCTCCCTGCCCCGGCGGTGCCGTGAATCTGACGGACCCCGAAAACCCCGTCGGATGCGGAAGTCCGGACGCCTTCATTTCCGTGCAGAGCGTCCAGGTGGATGCTGAAGACCGGCTATGGATTCTTGACACGGGAAGGCCGATCTACACCTTGCCCGACGGCTCTGTCATTCTCGTAAACTCCAGCTACGGCGGGCCCAAGCTCGTCGGCGTCGATCTTTCCACCGACCTTGTGTTCCAAACCATCCTCTTCCCTGAAGACGTCGTCTTTCCTGATACGTCCTACATTGACGATTTCCGCATTGACCTGAACCCCAGCCTGTCCAACACCACCGGCGAGGGCGTCGCTTACATCACGGACACTTCCTTGTGGGGTGATAacgccatcatcgtcgtcgac includes the following:
- a CDS encoding major royal jelly protein; the encoded protein is MARFALTALAFLLLEVLAVNAGEDNNDNYPVYGGDDGDSDNNPYNFTILADSGVYGPPLEVVHAYFGEWPNGVSVSSTGRIFSNFPAIVLGNVNNGTPGVFSVAELTSPSTEEAYPSVDINTPPCPGGAVNLTDPENPVGCGSPDAFISVQSVQVDAEDRLWILDTGRPIYTLPDGSVILVNSSYGGPKLVGVDLSTDLVFQTILFPEDVVFPDTSYIDDFRIDLNPSLSNTTGEGVAYITDTSLWGDNAIIVVDLGTGDSWRRLEGDPSVVAEPGFLPFIWGQPLYFTENPGNPPDGNLTNTTPAYLPAGVNGLALSADGETLFYAPLAGRNLYSVPTALLREPDDAVEAELAAAVVNYGNTGFSDGLETDPESGFIYKGSFEANAVVAFDADTGVTQTVVRDPRLGWVDSLSVAELEDEETGETQSWLYISSDQFDRSWWFWAPGAHSGDIQERPFGLFRVPLPLPDPDCEYADTVNY